A region from the Halomonas piscis genome encodes:
- a CDS encoding response regulator, with the protein MHVLLVEDDALVASGIRAGLETFDLVVDEVATMAEARRVMASMQSDVVILDRGLPDGDGLSLVEEWRAAGVQAPVLILTARDAVRDRVDGLSGGADDYLVKPFDLDELVARLYALLRRAAGRASGVLYHGELSLDPAARRVCVGGEPVALSRRELVLLEAFLYAPRSVLSAGQLKDSLYGLNDDVESNALNVHIHHLRRKLGAGVIETVRGLGYRLGRADAVALPDAGRKGPSP; encoded by the coding sequence ATGCACGTACTGCTGGTCGAGGACGACGCCCTGGTGGCGTCGGGAATTCGCGCCGGACTGGAAACCTTCGACCTGGTGGTGGACGAGGTCGCCACCATGGCCGAAGCGCGCCGGGTCATGGCGTCCATGCAAAGCGACGTCGTCATTCTTGACCGCGGCCTGCCCGACGGCGACGGCCTTTCGCTGGTGGAAGAGTGGCGGGCCGCCGGGGTGCAGGCGCCGGTGCTGATTCTCACCGCCCGGGACGCCGTGCGCGACCGGGTGGACGGGCTCTCCGGCGGCGCCGATGACTATCTGGTCAAGCCGTTCGACCTGGACGAGCTGGTGGCCAGGCTGTACGCGCTTTTGCGCCGGGCGGCCGGGCGTGCCAGCGGCGTGCTGTACCACGGCGAGCTGAGCCTGGACCCCGCGGCCCGCCGGGTGTGCGTGGGCGGCGAGCCGGTAGCGCTTTCCCGCCGGGAGCTGGTGCTGCTGGAGGCGTTTTTGTACGCTCCGCGCAGCGTGCTCTCGGCCGGGCAGCTCAAGGATAGCCTCTACGGGCTGAACGACGACGTCGAGAGCAACGCCCTCAACGTTCATATTCACCACCTGCGCCGCAAGCTGGGCGCCGGCGTGATTGAAACCGTGCGCGGCCTGGGGTATCGCCTGGGCCGGGCCGACGCCGTGGCGCTACCGGACGCCGGAAGAAAGGGGCCGTCGCCTTGA
- a CDS encoding ATP-binding protein, whose protein sequence is MSLRARLLLTLGLALALFWASAAAWLAKDLEDKLVETLDQRLAQSARMVAGLMLQLPPEAWQQADRRSLSIPPIEGLACQVHSPRGEIMARTHSDLEGVLDPREPGHAYRREDGVTWRVFTYRRGGLTITTADRMDERDTVMSGVLWVAVVPFIVALVGSLVALWVAVWRGLAPLSRLRESLARRDPDTLAPVALKGLPAELRPLVATLNSLLVRVDEAFAREQRFTNDAAHELRTPLTAIKTHVQVAKRVKGQAAIDALDYAEQGIVRLNRTLDQLLLLARVEGRKPWQEPSCDAASVAQCAVEDTGHPERVRLPAEWPGAKLLMPHELAVTALRNVLDNALRHGPPETPVRLEARWIDNNAPEGGAASGHTAELAFCVRDEGAGLSPQGLSQLTRRFWRDSRAGGSGLGLAIVAAIVERFGGRLAFHSPPGEGLSVELFVPAVAPDHGDRAP, encoded by the coding sequence TTGAGCCTGCGCGCGCGTCTGCTGCTGACGCTGGGCCTTGCGCTTGCGCTGTTCTGGGCCAGCGCGGCGGCCTGGCTGGCGAAGGATTTGGAGGACAAGCTGGTGGAGACGCTGGACCAGCGTCTGGCGCAGTCGGCGCGGATGGTCGCGGGGCTGATGCTGCAGCTGCCGCCGGAAGCGTGGCAGCAGGCCGATCGGCGCTCGCTGTCGATCCCTCCCATCGAGGGGCTGGCCTGCCAGGTGCATTCTCCCAGGGGCGAAATCATGGCGCGCACCCACAGCGACCTGGAGGGCGTGCTCGACCCCCGGGAGCCGGGCCACGCCTATCGCCGCGAGGATGGCGTGACCTGGCGGGTGTTCACCTATCGGCGCGGCGGGCTGACGATCACCACCGCCGATCGCATGGACGAGCGCGACACTGTGATGAGCGGCGTGCTGTGGGTGGCGGTGGTGCCGTTCATTGTGGCGCTGGTGGGCAGCCTGGTGGCGCTGTGGGTGGCGGTGTGGCGCGGGCTGGCGCCGCTTTCCCGGCTGCGCGAATCGCTGGCCCGGCGTGACCCGGACACGCTCGCGCCGGTGGCGCTGAAGGGGCTGCCGGCGGAGCTGCGCCCGCTGGTGGCAACGCTCAACTCACTGCTCGTGCGGGTGGACGAGGCGTTTGCCCGGGAGCAGCGCTTCACCAACGACGCCGCCCACGAGCTGCGCACCCCGCTGACCGCGATCAAGACCCACGTCCAGGTGGCGAAAAGGGTCAAGGGGCAGGCCGCGATCGACGCGCTGGACTACGCCGAGCAGGGGATCGTGCGGCTCAATCGCACCCTGGACCAGCTGCTGCTGCTGGCCCGGGTCGAGGGGCGCAAGCCCTGGCAGGAGCCATCCTGCGACGCCGCTTCTGTCGCCCAGTGCGCGGTAGAGGATACCGGCCACCCCGAGCGCGTCAGGCTGCCCGCCGAGTGGCCCGGCGCGAAGCTGCTGATGCCCCACGAGCTGGCGGTGACGGCGCTGCGCAACGTGCTCGACAACGCCCTGCGCCACGGCCCGCCGGAAACCCCGGTCCGGCTGGAGGCGCGCTGGATAGACAACAACGCTCCGGAGGGCGGCGCGGCCTCCGGGCATACCGCTGAGCTGGCGTTTTGCGTGCGCGACGAGGGCGCGGGGCTTTCGCCCCAGGGGCTTTCGCAGCTGACCCGGCGCTTCTGGCGCGACAGCCGCGCCGGAGGCAGCGGGCTGGGGCTTGCCATTGTCGCCGCCATCGTCGAGCGCTTCGGCGGCCGGCTGGCGTTTCACAGTCCCCCCGGCGAAGGCCTCAGCGTCGAACTGTTTGTGCCGGCCGTGGCCCCTGATCACGGCGACAGGGCACCGTAG
- a CDS encoding c-type cytochrome: MNKKMLGGLGLLLGAGVYAGAATALEGDPEKGEEVARVCVACHQEDGMGKNNPDTESWPRLAGLPEAYMVKQLHDMKADKRHNASMAPILGTLDDQDMADVAAYYAELEPWPELPTAYHAADPDNAAEWLAERGDWEDGNFIPACSQCHGPNGQGVGDSFPPLAGQHAAYLKTQLEHWREGQRHNDPNELMAGVANRLDDSQIDMIAEYYATLPERLEARGNEQEESAQ, encoded by the coding sequence ATGAACAAAAAGATGCTTGGCGGGCTTGGCCTGCTATTGGGCGCCGGCGTCTATGCCGGCGCCGCCACGGCGCTGGAAGGCGATCCGGAGAAAGGGGAGGAGGTGGCGCGCGTCTGCGTCGCCTGCCACCAGGAAGACGGCATGGGCAAGAACAACCCCGACACAGAGTCCTGGCCGCGGCTTGCCGGCCTGCCGGAAGCCTATATGGTCAAGCAGCTGCACGACATGAAGGCCGACAAGCGCCACAACGCCAGTATGGCGCCGATTCTCGGTACGCTCGATGACCAGGACATGGCCGACGTGGCGGCCTATTACGCCGAGCTTGAGCCCTGGCCCGAGCTGCCCACCGCCTACCACGCCGCCGACCCGGACAACGCCGCCGAGTGGCTGGCCGAGCGCGGCGACTGGGAAGACGGCAACTTTATTCCCGCCTGCAGCCAGTGCCACGGCCCCAACGGCCAGGGCGTGGGCGACAGCTTCCCGCCGCTGGCCGGCCAGCACGCAGCCTACCTCAAGACGCAGCTTGAGCACTGGCGCGAAGGCCAGCGCCACAACGACCCCAACGAGCTGATGGCAGGCGTCGCCAATCGCCTGGATGACAGCCAGATCGACATGATCGCGGAATACTACGCCACGCTTCCCGAGCGCCTGGAAGCGCGCGGTAACGAGCAAGAGGAGAGCGCCCAATGA